One Phocaeicola dorei genomic region harbors:
- a CDS encoding TIGR04076 family protein yields the protein MKKVKITVLRSTFNEDFARDYGMPGLQPCSIMKEGQVFYAGLGKPEGFCDGAWRTIHPYVFALANGAKHFYFNDWVRLPGVAITCCNDGLRPVFFKLEATDEEVESPFISK from the coding sequence ATGAAGAAAGTAAAGATAACCGTATTGCGCTCCACTTTCAACGAAGATTTTGCCCGCGACTATGGAATGCCGGGACTCCAACCATGCTCCATAATGAAAGAAGGACAGGTGTTCTATGCCGGATTGGGCAAGCCCGAAGGGTTCTGCGACGGTGCGTGGCGCACCATTCATCCATACGTGTTTGCTCTTGCCAATGGTGCGAAGCATTTCTATTTCAATGATTGGGTACGTCTGCCGGGTGTTGCAATTACATGCTGCAACGACGGTCTGCGTCCCGTCTTTTTCAAATTGGAAGCAACCGACGAGGAGGTTGAATCCCCCTTTATATCAAAATAA